One region of Vairimorpha necatrix chromosome 10, complete sequence genomic DNA includes:
- a CDS encoding ABC transporter, giving the protein MERETKTLQFENLYYDVPNVDPNIHGPYAEILKSLSGKVESGKLTAVLGSSGCGKTHFLRMLVGDISGKSKTFGRILYNGEERNPEGWKMKFSYVPQDDIFYPDLSIYDHMKYYMSLGEAKYREFDERKADKILDGCAILHKKNSLVGSLSGGERKRALIAISMINDPEILILDEPTTGLDSNTALEIIYTLKKYAQDYNCMVISTIHQPGAGLFSYFDDLIVLVKLGVFYIGPYKQLESFLVENGISTESDLSLPEFLFVIISDHSLLPEAKKYKSNVKKIIEKNKQSCRNENTPTICNNYTTLTFKPKLYDSWKIMKHSFDTTYNKNKSYFGFVLMTFWTILLILLEPILHFFISLSYNYLELNEELKQCSYDQIFSLSFGIVSHLYFLSHVIWVFYSYTNVWKYNEYFVPEYLNGKYTYGTYFMAMLYYSLIRTFMFFLPRFCFYLLFYRNVLFHPLVFLVFTISTIINIFLYTCMSIIIEYNPAFFLLLFQLSQYSIKIYDINYDNSIAYLFSLIPIFNFRLFLRMRCFGLLEKFKNESAISEFLSKTFVEEITRYSYEEGAEKTIIYNIFGKRADFITVFNMFGSSLLLIGVVTILFKIGRIPNMRFKLSK; this is encoded by the coding sequence ATGGAAAGAGAAACTAAAACACTTCAATTTGAAAATCTTTATTACGACGTACCAAATGTAGATCCAAATATACATGGTCCATACGCTGAGATTTTGAAATCTTTATCTGGGAAAGTTGAATCTGGGAAACTTACAGCTGTGCTTGGTTCTAGTGGCTGTGGTAAAACTCATTTTCTTAGAATGCTTGTTGGAGATATTAGTGGAAAATCAAAGACATTTGGtagaattttatacaatGGTGAAGAAAGAAATCCAGAAGGATGGAAAATGAAGTTTTCTTATGTTCCCCAGgatgatatattttatccTGACTTATCGATTTATGATcatatgaaatattatatgtCACTTGGGGAAGCAAAATATCGGGAGTTTGACGAACGTAAAGCCGACAAGATACTTGACGGATGCGCGATATtgcacaaaaaaaatagtctCGTTGGATCACTTTCAGGAGGTGAACGTAAAAGAGCTTTGATCGCTATTTCTATGATTAATGATccagaaattttaattttagacGAGCCTACAACTGGGTTAGATTCAAATACAGcattagaaattatttacaccttaaaaaaatatgcacAGGACTATAATTGTATGGTTATATCTACAATTCATCAACCTGGTGCCGGTCTTTTCAGCTACTTTGATGATTTAATTGTATTAGTTAAATTAGgagtattttatattggGCCATATAAACAATTAGAATCTTTTTTGGTTGAAAATGGGATCTCTACAGAATCAGACTTATCATTGCCAGAATTTTTGTTCGTTATTATATCTGATCATTCCCTTCTTCCCGAAGctaagaaatataaatcgaatgttaagaaaattattgaaaaaaataagcaATCATGTAGAAATGAAAATACCCCTACAATATGCAATAACTACACTACTCTTACTTTTAAACCTAAATTATATGATAGTTGGAAGATAATGAAACATTCCTTTGATACTACCtataacaaaaacaaatcaTATTTTGGTTTCGTTTTAATGACTTTTTGGACAATcttattgattttattgGAGCCAATTCTGCATTTCTTTATATCCCtttcatataattatttagaaCTAAATGAAGAATTGAAACAATGTTCTTATGATCAAATATTCAGTTTAAGTTTTGGTATAGTTAgtcatttatattttttatctcatGTCATTTGGGTGTTTTATTCGTACACAAATGTATGGAAGTACAACGAATATTTTGTTCCTGAATATTTGAACGGCAAATACACATATGGTACGTATTTTATGGCAATGCTCTACTATTCTCTAATAAGAACTTTTATGTTCTTTTTACCTAGGTTCTGTTTTTatctattattttatagaaatgtTTTGTTCCACCCACTAGtctttttagtttttacTATCTCTACTatcattaatatttttttatacactTGTATGTCTATTATTATTGAATATAATCCTGCTTTTTTCCTGTTGCTATTTCAATTATCACAATATagcattaaaatttatgacaTAAACTATGATAATTCCATTGCGTATCTGTTTTCACTCATTccaatatttaattttagacTTTTTTTAAGGATGAGATGTTTTggattattagaaaaatttaagaatGAGTCTGCAATATCTGAATTTCTGAGTAAAACATTCGTCGAGGAAATTACCAGGTACTCATATGAAGAAGGTGCAGAAAAAACtattatttacaatatatttgGCAAACGGGCAGATTTTATTACAGTTTTCAACATGTTTGGATCTTCTTTATTGCTGATTGGTGTTGTGAcaatactttttaaaattggCAGGATTCCTAATAtgagatttaaattatcaaaataa